A region of the Candidatus Eisenbacteria bacterium genome:
CGTGCACTCGCGGCCGCGACCGCTTCGGTCGCACTGGTGTGGTTCGTGGTGGGTGAGACGCCATTGCGCGTGGCGCTCGGCATCGTGGTTGCGGCGAGTTTCGTTTCGGCGTGCCTGCCGGTGCATTGCCGCATCGATGCCGACGGGGTTTCCTATCGCAACGCGCTCGGAATGGCGCGTCGCGGCTGGAATGAAGTCCGGCGCGCGACGATGTTCGTGGGTGGAGTACGCCTCTCTGCCTACTCGGGGCGGCATTGGCTCGCGGGGTTTCGCGACCTCGATCTGCCGCTGCCGCTCGCGGACCGCGATCGGCTGGTCGAGCGCATCCGGCCGGTTCTGGCGGCCCATGGCCTCTGATCCGATCTTGGATTCGGACGACGCGCGGCTGCTCGAGCGACTCGCCGAACGCGTGGTGGAATTGCGACTCGAGACGCCGGCCCTGCTGGCGATCGAGAGCGCGCGACCTCTCGCGTTCGTGGCGTCTCAGGCGCTGGTGTTCTTCCAGCCGTTCGTCGCGATGTGGATGCCGGTCGGGGCCTACGAACGCTTCGCGTTGCTCATGCAGGACCGCCGCAATGTGGACGCGCTGGCCGAGCACATCGAGTCGCGAGCCGCCGCTCGACCGCGCACCGCCGCCCGGCCGGGCCCCAAGCCATGAGCGCGCCGCCGCTGGTTCGATCGATCCTCGCCACCGACTGCGGCTCGACCACCACCAAGGCGATCCTCATCGAGCGCGGCGAGTCCGGCTACCGCCTGGTATCGCGTGGTGAAGCACCGACGACCGTGGAAGCGCCGTTCGAGGACGTCACACGAGGGGTCCTGAACGCGGTCAGGGAGATCGAGGAACTGCGCGGGCGCCGCATGCTGGATGGCGATCGCATCCTCACACCGCAAAACGGCGACGAGGGCGTGGATCTGTACGTTTCGACCTCGAGCGCGGGCGGCGGGCTGCAGATGATGGTGTCGGGGCTGGTGCTTCAGATGACGGGGGAGAGCGCCCAGCGAGCCGCGCTCGGCGCGGGAGCGATCGTCATGGACGTGATCGCGCTCAATGACGGCCGGCGACCTCACGAAAAGATCCAGAGACTTCGTCAGCTGCGCCCCGACATGATCCTGTTGTCGGGCGGCACCGACGGCGGCGATACGCTGCGCGTGGTCGAGATGGCCGAGATCCTCGCGGCCGCCGATCCCAAGGCGCGGCTCGGCGCCGGCTACGAACTACCCGTGATCTTTGCCGGCAACCAGGCCGCGGTGCCGATGGTGCGCGAGTGCCTCGAGAAGCGCACCGCTCTGCTGGTCGTGCCGAACCTGCGACCGACACTCGAACGCGAGAACCTGCGGCCGGCCCGCGATGCGATCCACGAGTTGTTCATGGAACACGTGATGGCGCACGCGCCGGGTTACAAAAAGCTCATGACCTGGTCGCGGGTCCCGATCATGCCCACGCCCGGGGCGGTCGGGCTCATCATCGAGAAGATCGCGAAGCGCGATTCGATCGCCGTGGTGGGAGTCGACATCGGCGGTGCAACGACCGACGTGTTCTCCGTGTTCCAGGAAGTCTTCAACCGCACGGTCTCGGCGAATCTCGGCATGAGCTATTCGGTTTCGAATGTCCTGGCCGAAGCGGGGATCGAGAACATCCTGCGGTGGGTGCCGTTCGACGTCGACGAAGTCGAGCTGCGCAATCGGATCAAGAACAAGATGATCCGGCCCACGACGATTCCGCACACGCTCGAGGATCTGGTGATCGAGCAGGCGATTTCGCGCGAGGCGCTGCGGCTCGCCTTCGAGCAGCACAAGCAGCTCGCAACCGGCCTCAAGGGCATCCAGACCGAGCGCACGATCTCCGACATCGTGAATCAGAGCGAGAGCGGCGCATCCCTGGTCGACCTGCTGCAGCTCGGTCTGCTCGTCGGCTCGGGCGGCGTGCTGTCGCATGCACCGAGACGCGTCCAGTCGGCCCTCATGATGGTCGATGCGTTCCTCCCCGAAGGCGTCACCGAGCTGGCGGTCGACAGCATCTTCATGGCGCCGCAGCTCGGCGTGCTTTCGACGGTCCATGAGGAAGCCGCGACGCAGGTGTTCGAAGCCGACTGTCTGATCCGGCTGGGCTCGGTCGTGGCGCCGATCGGCGCGGCGCGTGAAGGCCAGCCGTGCGTGACCGTGCAACTGACAGGCCCGGGAGTCGACGCCTCGCCGCGTCGCGTCGCGTTCGGCGAGCTGGTGGTGCTGCCATTGCCGGCCGACGGCAAGCTGCGGCTCACCGCCACACCCGAGAAGGGCTTCGACCTGGGTGCCGGCAAAGGCCGCCCGATCGAGACCGAGATCCGCGGCGGCGTGGTCGGCCTGATCGTGGATGCGCGTGGCCGCCGACCCTTTCAGCTTCCGTCCACGACCGCCGAGCGCATACGACGCCTGCGGGCGTGGAATGCGGCCCTGTCCGTCTACCCCCGGGAGGTCTGATGGCGCACTCGTACACGCCGGGGCTGCGCGTGACCTCGCACGCGGAGTTGATCCGCGAACGCCGGCTCCCGCTCAAGGGGGACGTGCTGGTGCAGGCGGGCGATGCAGTCGAGGCTCGGACGGTGGTCGCGCGGACCGACCTGCCTGGCAACGTGCAGACGGTCAATCTCGCCGCCAAGCTGTCGCTCGATCCGGCGAAGGTGCCGTCCGCGCTGGCACGACCGCTCGGGAGCGCGGTGCGAAAGGGCGAAATCATCGCCGAGGCGAAGGGGCTGTTCGGACTCATGAGCCAGAAGGTCGAGGCGCCGTCCGACGGCACGCTCGAGAGCGTCTCATCGATCACCGGTCAGCTCATTTTTCGCGAACCCCCACTTCCGATCGAAGTCGAAGCCTACGTGCGTGGCGTGGTCGACGAAGTGTTGCCAGGCGAAGGCGTGAGAATTCGAACCGAGGGAGCCTTCCTGCAGGGCATTTTCGGCGTAGGGGGCGAGACGCACGGACCGGTCGCGATGGTCTCGAGCGGCCCCGAAGCGGAGCTCACCGCCGATCTGCTGCGACCCGAGCATCGCGATCACGTGGTGGTCGGTGGGTGCTACGTTTCGCACGCGACGCTGATGCGCGCGCGGGATCTCAGAGTGGCGGCGGTGGTGGTCGGTGGCTTCGACGATCGCGACCTGCGCCAATTGCTGGGCCGCGACCTCGGAGTCGCGATCACGGGTTCTGAGACGCTCGGATTCACGCTCATCCTCACCGAGGGCTTCGGTCGCATCGCGATGGCGGCGCGCAGCTGGAATCTGCTGGCCGCCCATGTCGGCGAGCTGGCGTCGGTGAGCGGCGCGACGCAGATTCGCGCGGGCGTGATGCGCCCCGAAATCATCATTCCCCG
Encoded here:
- a CDS encoding methylaspartate mutase, with product MSAPPLVRSILATDCGSTTTKAILIERGESGYRLVSRGEAPTTVEAPFEDVTRGVLNAVREIEELRGRRMLDGDRILTPQNGDEGVDLYVSTSSAGGGLQMMVSGLVLQMTGESAQRAALGAGAIVMDVIALNDGRRPHEKIQRLRQLRPDMILLSGGTDGGDTLRVVEMAEILAAADPKARLGAGYELPVIFAGNQAAVPMVRECLEKRTALLVVPNLRPTLERENLRPARDAIHELFMEHVMAHAPGYKKLMTWSRVPIMPTPGAVGLIIEKIAKRDSIAVVGVDIGGATTDVFSVFQEVFNRTVSANLGMSYSVSNVLAEAGIENILRWVPFDVDEVELRNRIKNKMIRPTTIPHTLEDLVIEQAISREALRLAFEQHKQLATGLKGIQTERTISDIVNQSESGASLVDLLQLGLLVGSGGVLSHAPRRVQSALMMVDAFLPEGVTELAVDSIFMAPQLGVLSTVHEEAATQVFEADCLIRLGSVVAPIGAAREGQPCVTVQLTGPGVDASPRRVAFGELVVLPLPADGKLRLTATPEKGFDLGAGKGRPIETEIRGGVVGLIVDARGRRPFQLPSTTAERIRRLRAWNAALSVYPREV